The DNA window ACAGGCGGCCATGATGGGCGACGACGTTTCTGGCGACGCTCGTGACATGCAACCAGTTCTGAAGCACGGGCGCAGCGATTCCAAACTCCCTGCTTATGGCCTTCTGCTCTGATCCTCGCATTGCGCCGTACAAACGCGATAGGGAACCCAGAGACATGACTTCAGTCGCCATCCAGATAGGAACTCGTGGAAAGGCTGGCTGAGAGTACTTCTTCTGATAGTGAAGAATGAAGACTTCTTTAGAGCGCTCTACTTCTTTGAACACACCTTCGAGCCAAGCCTGGTGTTGGTCGCTTGAGCAGCCCAGGTTGTTCTCGGCCAGGTACCCGAACGCACCGTGTGCATGCGAGAAGTGATAAGCGACCGATGTTCGCACGGCGATCTCTACATGACTGATCGCTTCCATTACTACATCTCGCAGAGCACAATCAAACTGGTACAACTGGAGCGCGTCCTCAAACGTTGCGCCTTTTCGAAAGCTGTCACTCCCTGCGTTTCGCTGAGGATAAAGGTACCCCATGAGTCGGTAATAACCTACGCGTTGAAGATATCGCTCAGCGGTGCCAACGTCGCAAATGGCCAAACCGCGCTCCTGCAATTGCCTCAGTTGTTCCTGGATCGAGAGCGGCGGCTTGCGGTAATGAGTCATCCAGACACCCCACGTTGCGGGCAAAAAAAACCCGCCAATTTGAGCATGGCGCGATGTTTCGCGTCAGAGGCGTGGCGGGTGTGTTGGGGCTAGTCTAAAGAGCGGGTCGATTACCTGCAAGTAACCCACAACCAGCGATTCATGCAGCAGTGCTCGGCGTGCCGAGGTCGACTTTTCACATATATGAATCAACCGCAGCCCGAACCAACTGCGACCCGCTGCTTTCCCCAGTCCCCATCCACCGTCACCTGCGCATCGTCCAGGCACCGGGTCAGCGCCTCGAAATCCAGATCCGCCATCGCCCACAGCTGATCGCCGACGGTGCTGGCCAGCACGCCATCGGCCGGGAAGCCACGATCCATTGGCGCGTATAGCACCGCCTCACCGGTGTTGACGTCCAATGCCGGACTCCAAGCCGCCTCTCCGGCGGTCACCGCCTTGGCGATAAACATGCGGTTCTCCAGCGCGCGAGCCATGCAGCCCACGGCCACGCGAGTGGAGCCGGCGTCGGTGTCTGTGCAGCTGGGGACCAGCAGCAGCCGCGCACCGGCTTCGCGCTGGGCGCGCACGCTGAGCGGGAACTCGCTGTCGTAGCAGACGGCAATGCCGGTGCTTACGCCACCCAAGTCGAACACCTGCAATGCATCGCCGGGTTCGATCACGCCCAGCTGCTTTTCGAAGCCGGTCAGCTGCATCTTGTCCTGGTAGCCACGCTGACCATCCGGCGAAAACCACCACGCACGATTGCGATATCGCCCTTTGCCGACCTGTAACAGGAAGGTACCGGCCTGGATGATCATGTTCAGGCTGCGCGACAGATCGGCATACAGCGCCAGCCAGTCATCGTGAAACGCCTGAATACCGCGCAGCGATGCCGGCAGGCTCTTGGACACCTCCGGACCCAACACTGAGGCCAGCTCCAGCGAGAGATATTCGGGCAGCACCGCCAGCTGCGCGCCAGCGGCGGCAGCCTCACCCAGCACAGTGCGCTGACGCTCGGCGAACGCCGCCCACGAAGCCGGAGCCTGGATCGGATACTTCGCAACCGCCACTTTCATTGGGATGTCTCCAGTTCGCGCAGCCAGAAGGTCAGCGCGTGATCGCTTTGCGCCGTCGCGCCGACTTCTTTCCACGCCAGCGTCGCGCGCAGGTTCGGGTGCTCACGATAGCCACGACCATTCCAGAACGCATGGTTGCTGTGGTATTCCGCCGGGCAACGCGGATCGCCAGCCGCTCGAACCACCGAAGCGAACGCGCTGGTGCGTATCCCGCGCAGACTACGCGCATGCGCTTCCCGTTCGTCAAAGAAGCGGTGGCCCAGTCCGCGCCCGCGATAAGCCGGCAACAGCACCGATTCGCCACAGTAAAAGATCTGGTCTTCAGCCAGATTCGCCTGCTGGAAAGGCTCGCGAATGGCTGCCTCCGCCTCTACCAGCGGCATGCCGGTGGAGGCACCCACGGGCACACCCGCATCGTCCAGCGCTAGCACCAACACGCCGCCCGAAGCATGGCTCAACGCTTCAAGATACTCGCGCTCATAGGCCATATCGCCGTCGTACAGATACGGGAAATCTCGGAATACCGCGATGCGCAGGCGCGCAACATGTTCCAGCCACGGCAGCATGTCCGCGCCGGTAACCCGCACCACTTGGATGACCGGATCCATCTCAGGCAGCCGGTGCGATCTGCGCGATCCAGTCGGCGAGATTGTAGTAATTGGTCACCCGCGCAATGCGGCCGTCGCGCACCTCGAAGAACGCACCACCCGGCAGCACATAGCGCTGGCCAGTCGCCTCCGGCAGGCCGTCGTCGGTCGCCTTGTACTGGCCATGCACCACATAGCTGGCCGCCACGTGCACGCCGTCGGCGTTGGACATCACCACGATGTCCTTCAGCTGCTCGGCATAGTTGCGGTCCATGCGCTGCAGGAAGGTGCGGAAGGCCTCACGCCCGATCTCGCGCTCACCCTGGTTGAGATCATGGGCCACGTCATCGGTCAGCAGGGCCAACATGCCCTCGCGGTCGCCGGCATTGAACGCCTGGTAGTAGCGCTCAACCAGCGCTTGTGCCTCAAGGCTCATGAAAGTCTCCTGGTGGGGGCTGCAACGCGCAGCAGACCCGAAGTATCGGAAATCTTCCCATGCACGTACACCCCGCACTCCTCTATCATCCTGACTCCCTCCTACCCGCACCGGCATCATGGACCGATCCCGTTCGCGTATCGCCCGCTCACCGCGTTCGCTCTGGCGGCTGGCCGTACTTTCTCTGCTGCTCGGCTCGGTCGCGAGCGCCACCGCCCAGACCGCGCGAAAGCCGTCCCCTTATGAAGTTCGCCCGGGTACTGAAGCCGCATCCCCCACGGCCAACACCAGCCCGGACTTCCTGCCACGGATAGAGACCCGCGCCCAATTCCTGCAGCTGGCACGCGTCTACAACGCCGGCACCGCGCTGGAACTGCCGCACCTGATCTTCGTGATCGACCGGCGCAACGGCAACCGCATCTACTACGTCAACACGCCGCGGCATGCGCTGCATGAGCAGTTCGTGCGCCAACAGGGGCTGGTGCGCAGCCTGGACAAGGCCACGCTCAACGCCCAGTACCGCGACCCGGACCGACGCTTCCTGTTCGGCACGCTGGCTTGGCAGCAGGATCTACCGGGATACACCTACGAGTTCTGGGAGGGCGACCAGCTTACCTCCGCACTCCTGCGTGAGACCGACGCAGCGGTGCGGGCTTCGTTCGCCGAGCCGGTGCGCTTCAAGACCAACTCCACACAGCATGATGCGCTGGCACGATCCACCGGGCTGGCGTTCGTCACCCAGGAAACCTTGCTGCGCGAACAGCGCTTCCTGCCCCTGAACACAGGCAGCACCGAGGGTCGGCTGCGCATCGTGCGCACGCAGGCGCAGCTGGACGCGCTTTCACCGCGCGACATTCCGGTGCTGGACGAGGTTCCCATCGCCCTGGCACCGGTGGCCGGCCTGGTGACGCAGCGTCCTTCCACCCTGCTTTCGCATGTGAATCTGCTCACCAAGGGCTGGGGCATTCCCAACGTGTACGTGCGCGATGCCCAGCAGACGCTGCGTCAGTACGATGGACGCTGGGTGTCGCTGCAGGTCACGGCCAACGACTATCGGGTGACCCCGCTCAAGCGCCCAGCCCGCACGCCCTCCAGCAGCACGCCCCGCCCGACGGTACGCAACCTGCCCCGCCCCGACCTCAGCGTGACCGCGCTCAAGCCACTGGTGTCGCTACGCGCCCGAGACAGCAGGCAATGCGGAGTGAAAGCGGCAAACCTGGGCACGCTGAAAGCGGTACTGCCACCGGCTGCCAGCGTGCCCGATGGCTTCTGCATCCCGTTCGCGCATTACCAGGCAATGTCCGAACGTCTCGGCATTGCCGCACGTCTGCAGGCACTGCAGCGCCGCCCAGGTTTCGACACCGACCCCAATGTGCGTCGCGAAGCGCTCACAGCCCTGCGTGCGGATATCGCCAACGCCGCGCCCGACCCGGCCTTCGTGCGCGATCTGGACCGGCAGTGGCAAAGCCAGCTGAAAGGCGCTGCCGTGTTCGTACGCAGTTCGTCCAACTCTGAAGACCTGCCCGGCTTCAGCGGGGCGGGTCTGTACACCACCGTGCCGAATGTGACGCGCACGGAGGCGGCTGCGAAGGCGGTACAGACGGTGTGGGCGTCGGTCTACAACTTCGAAGCCTACGAAGCACGGGCCGCCGCAGGCCTGCCACAGGATGCAGTGTCGATGGCGGTGCTGGTGCAGCGCGCCGCGCCCTCGGACAGCTCGGGGGTAATGATCACCCGCGACCCGTTCGATGCCAACCGCAAGCACGTCACTTACATCTCGGCCAAGCGTGGCCTGGGCATCCGCGTGGTCGAAGGCAAACGCCAGGCAGAGCAGGTGATGTACTCGAACTGGTCAAAGGCGGTGCAAGTGTTGAGCCGCTCCGCCGAGGACACCCAGCTGGTCGCCCAGGCGGGCGGCGGCGTGCGCGAGGTGCCGATCATCGGCTCACGCCAGGTGCTGACCGACGCGCTGATTGCGCGCCTGGCCAAACTGGGCGTCGCCACCAAGCAGGCGCTCGGTGGTGTGGACCAGGACATCGAATGGGCCGTGGTCGGCGACGACATCCTCATCCTCCAGTCCCGCCCTTACACCCCGTAGAGCCACGCCCTGCGTGGCTGCACCACCCGAATAGAATGCCAACACCCTCGCCAAACAAGGAAGCGTACGAAATGTCTTCACGGATGACGCATCTGAAATCTCACCGGCCGCAAGGTCGAGTAGCCCTGCTGCTGTGCAGCCTGATGCTGGGCAGCCTCACCCACGCCGAGGCCAGCCCCAGCGTGCAGATGCACCGCGTCGGTGGCGGTACGCTCAGCGCTGACGGCTGGACCGAAGCTGCATCCACCCTGGGCAACTTCTCGGTCCGCCTGCCCTGCCTGTTCAATGACTTCAGGATGACGCCCGCGAGCGGCGAAGTGGTCATGGCCGACGGCGTGGGCTGCCCTGCCGGTGCCATCCGCCTCAGCGCGGTGCGTGCGCACTATCGCGATGAAGCCACGGCAAGCAAGTACTTCGAGAACATTGCCACCGCCGAAAAGGAACCGGGCGCGCAGATCGAGCGTTCCACGCAGGACGGGCATGCCACAGTGACATTGCGCAACGAAACCGACGCAATGTGCGCGCAGGCGCGCACGGTGCGGGCCGGTGCCAGCAACATCTTGCTGATCGTGGAGGGACCAAGATCGCAGTGCGACGACATCAAGGCCAGCGCAACGCCCTTCCTGGCATCGCTGAAGCTGGGCATCGGGGAGGTGGCAGCAGTGCCCGTCCCCACTTCATTGCCAGAGTGTCCCTTGCAGCTGGAACTGGCCGACGGACCGGTGCAGTCTGCCTTCAATGCGCTGCCGCACGATGCGATCGATCAGACGGAGGAGCAGAAGTGCCAGCCCGCTACGGTCATGACAGTCACGATCCGGCGGCAAGGCATCTGCCGGATTGGCGATACCACCATGTCGATGGCCTCGCTGGTGACCCGTAAGGACACCGGCGCACCGATAGAACTGACGTTCGGGACCTGGTATGGTCCGGACAAGGACGCGGCGCTGAAGGCGTTTCTTGAAAGCCAGCATGCCCGCCAGCCGATTTCCGTTTACGCGCGCCCTACTTCGATAACGCACGACGTCACCACCGTGGTCAGGCAGCCGGGCGGCACCCTTCTGTCGCTGATCCGCCCCTCGCCAGGATCACAAGGCACTACCTTCAGTACGGTGACCCAGCTCGCCCCCGCCAATCTGGAGCTGGTCCGCAACCTGGACACCTGCCACTGAAAGACGCCCGGTACAGCCACGCCCTGCGTGGCTGCGCCATGCCGAATCGGCCGATCGCTGGACGGGCATGGCCCGTCCCTACGTGGTGCGCTCAGGCCTGCTTGAACACCGTGCGTTTACCAATCGGAGCAGCCTTACGCGCCGTCGGCTTGGCCAGCCCCGGAATCAGATAATCCGCCACGCTGCGACCGCGCGCGGTTTTCTCCAGCAACCAGCGCGGCGTGCTGCCACGACCGGACCAGGTATTGCGCTTGTTGTCCGGATCACGGTACTTCACCGGCGCTTTTCCAAGCTTCGTGCGCTTGACGCGTTTGACGCTTTTGGTCGCAACAGGCGCTGCACCCGTGCCAGTACCGAGCAGTTCTTCGATGCTGTAGCCGGAGGCTTTGGCGATGGCCAGCAGCTTCCGGCGCACCTCGCCAACCGGCGGACGCTTCTCCAGAAGCGCTTTGCGCTTCTGGGCGGCCTTCATGAGGGACGTGAGTTCGCGTGAATTGAGCTTTTCGAGGTCAATA is part of the Stenotrophomonas oahuensis genome and encodes:
- a CDS encoding Abi family protein, giving the protein MTHYRKPPLSIQEQLRQLQERGLAICDVGTAERYLQRVGYYRLMGYLYPQRNAGSDSFRKGATFEDALQLYQFDCALRDVVMEAISHVEIAVRTSVAYHFSHAHGAFGYLAENNLGCSSDQHQAWLEGVFKEVERSKEVFILHYQKKYSQPAFPRVPIWMATEVMSLGSLSRLYGAMRGSEQKAISREFGIAAPVLQNWLHVTSVARNVVAHHGRLWNKEFGVAAIRPRASGWSEPEAPFQTGRLFFLLLLLRKLLQGTAGDALDWRDRVDTLLKQSLINEERVRGLGAGPDWDAHRLWRS
- a CDS encoding carbon-nitrogen hydrolase family protein; translated protein: MKVAVAKYPIQAPASWAAFAERQRTVLGEAAAAGAQLAVLPEYLSLELASVLGPEVSKSLPASLRGIQAFHDDWLALYADLSRSLNMIIQAGTFLLQVGKGRYRNRAWWFSPDGQRGYQDKMQLTGFEKQLGVIEPGDALQVFDLGGVSTGIAVCYDSEFPLSVRAQREAGARLLLVPSCTDTDAGSTRVAVGCMARALENRMFIAKAVTAGEAAWSPALDVNTGEAVLYAPMDRGFPADGVLASTVGDQLWAMADLDFEALTRCLDDAQVTVDGDWGKQRVAVGSGCG
- a CDS encoding GNAT family N-acetyltransferase; protein product: MDPVIQVVRVTGADMLPWLEHVARLRIAVFRDFPYLYDGDMAYEREYLEALSHASGGVLVLALDDAGVPVGASTGMPLVEAEAAIREPFQQANLAEDQIFYCGESVLLPAYRGRGLGHRFFDEREAHARSLRGIRTSAFASVVRAAGDPRCPAEYHSNHAFWNGRGYREHPNLRATLAWKEVGATAQSDHALTFWLRELETSQ
- a CDS encoding ketosteroid isomerase-related protein; this translates as MSLEAQALVERYYQAFNAGDREGMLALLTDDVAHDLNQGEREIGREAFRTFLQRMDRNYAEQLKDIVVMSNADGVHVAASYVVHGQYKATDDGLPEATGQRYVLPGGAFFEVRDGRIARVTNYYNLADWIAQIAPAA
- a CDS encoding PEP/pyruvate-binding domain-containing protein; translation: MDRSRSRIARSPRSLWRLAVLSLLLGSVASATAQTARKPSPYEVRPGTEAASPTANTSPDFLPRIETRAQFLQLARVYNAGTALELPHLIFVIDRRNGNRIYYVNTPRHALHEQFVRQQGLVRSLDKATLNAQYRDPDRRFLFGTLAWQQDLPGYTYEFWEGDQLTSALLRETDAAVRASFAEPVRFKTNSTQHDALARSTGLAFVTQETLLREQRFLPLNTGSTEGRLRIVRTQAQLDALSPRDIPVLDEVPIALAPVAGLVTQRPSTLLSHVNLLTKGWGIPNVYVRDAQQTLRQYDGRWVSLQVTANDYRVTPLKRPARTPSSSTPRPTVRNLPRPDLSVTALKPLVSLRARDSRQCGVKAANLGTLKAVLPPAASVPDGFCIPFAHYQAMSERLGIAARLQALQRRPGFDTDPNVRREALTALRADIANAAPDPAFVRDLDRQWQSQLKGAAVFVRSSSNSEDLPGFSGAGLYTTVPNVTRTEAAAKAVQTVWASVYNFEAYEARAAAGLPQDAVSMAVLVQRAAPSDSSGVMITRDPFDANRKHVTYISAKRGLGIRVVEGKRQAEQVMYSNWSKAVQVLSRSAEDTQLVAQAGGGVREVPIIGSRQVLTDALIARLAKLGVATKQALGGVDQDIEWAVVGDDILILQSRPYTP
- a CDS encoding H-NS histone family protein — protein: MTIDLEKLNSRELTSLMKAAQKRKALLEKRPPVGEVRRKLLAIAKASGYSIEELLGTGTGAAPVATKSVKRVKRTKLGKAPVKYRDPDNKRNTWSGRGSTPRWLLEKTARGRSVADYLIPGLAKPTARKAAPIGKRTVFKQA